The Aythya fuligula isolate bAytFul2 chromosome 2, bAytFul2.pri, whole genome shotgun sequence genome contains a region encoding:
- the TMEM200C gene encoding transmembrane protein 200C has product MIATGGLLRISARKQDPLRPQSQAPKRKRKTKKKRKNDVVVVKGKLKLCSLSGLIALCGILVLLVGIALAVVGYWPKPSQVYREGGVSGGRHLAPQGGTPRNRSRSQEGAQADIHLESPPRANSSTTAATRGFPQSRPTSSSPQASVGFLFRLFSSYLHSDKLKVLGPLIMGIGIFLFICANAVLHENRDKKTKIINLRDLYSTVIDAHSLRAKDGGTPASAPLNGFVNYVQSRGLELKPGGEGLGATAMLAKSSWPPGLGASLSPPDLASSPRRSSFCTPPQPPSLAEAVYSIYQERAALAGRTFTSPPCSPPESWGQRSTASSIVGSSLSAFTLLPLAQSGGGGGWRRPPGERGAREIPRGEFELSLTDLSSSHIEGGYGTRRHKLVLRRQSTSCLPDARRPLSPEPPRSPAVSTGMDTSLLAKASSSYSKSLDLGGSPPSTPPAVTRTDSQSSQSDPSSSNKGYSHLEEAGTSLESVANIPASKIQDCEEEPAEKTDPLKATSREQTGEQSQQTQRQYTNKEKLFMISRSHAALGLEDGELESTGI; this is encoded by the coding sequence ATGATCGCCACTGGAGGCCTCCTGAGGATCTCAGCTAGGAAGCAGGACCCCTTACGACCCCAAAGCCAAGCCCCCAAACGCAAACGTAAGACCAAGAAGAAACGCAAGAACGATGTGGTGGTGGTGAAAGGCAAGCTCAAGCTGTGCTCCCTCTCAGGGCTCATCGCCCTCTGTGGCATCCTGGTACTGCTAGTGGGCATCGCCTTGGCGGTGGTGGGCTACTGGCCCAAGCCCAGCCAGGTATACAGAGAAGGTGGCGTCAGCGGGGGCAGACACCTGGCACCGCAGGGTGGCACCCCCAGGAACCGCTCCCGCAGCCAGGAAGGGGCACAAGCAGACATCCATCTGGAGTCACCCCCCAGAGCCAACTCCTCCACCACCGCTGCCACCCGGGGGTTCCCGCAGTCCCGTCCCACTTCCTCATCCCCCCAGGCTTCCGTGGGTTTCCTTTTCCGTCTTTTCTCGAGCTACCTGCATTCAGACAAGCTGAAGGTGCTGGGCCCCCTCATCATGGGTATCGgcatcttcctcttcatctgTGCCAATGCAGTGTTGCACGAGAACCGTGACAAGAAGACCAAGATCATCAACCTGCGTGACCTCTACTCCACTGTTATCGATGCCCACAGCCTGCGGGCAAAGGACGGAGGCACCCCGGCCTCAGCCCCTCTCAACGGCTTTGTCAACTACGTGCAGTCCCGGGGCCTGGAGCTAAAGCCTGGTGGTGAAGGCCTGGGTGCCACGGCCATGCTGGCCAAGAGCTCCTGGCCACCAGGGCTGGGtgcctccctttctccccctgACCTGGCATCCTCGCCACGGCGTTCCTCCTTCTGCACCCCACCGCAGCCTCCCAGCCTAGCCGAGGCCGTGTACAGCATCTACCAGGAGCGTGCAGCCCTTGCTGGCCGCACCTTCACCagcccaccctgcagcccaccGGAGAGCTGGGGCCAGCGCAGCACGGCCAGCTCCATCGTTGGCTCTTCACTGAGTGCTTTCACCCTTCTGCCCTTGGCGCAGAGTGGCGGAGGGGGAGGCTGGCGGAGGCCCCCTGGTGAGCGAGGGGCCCGGGAGATCCCACGGGGGGAGTTTGAGCTGAGCCTGACTGACCTTAGCAGCAGCCACATCGAGGGAGGCTACGGGACAAGGAGGCACAAGCTGGTTCTGAGGCGGCAGAGCACCAGCTGCTTGCCTGATGCTAGGCGTCCCCTTTCCCCCGAGCCACCTCGGTCTCCAGCTGTCAGCACGGGCATGGACACCAGCCTCTTGGCAAAGGCATCTTCTAGCTACTCCAAATCTCTGGATCTGGGGGGTTCAcccccctccactccccctgcCGTCACCAGGACGGACTCTCAGAGCTCCCAGTCTGATCCTTCCAGCAGCAATAAGGGCTACAGCCACCTGGAGGAGGCTGGCACCTCCTTGGAGTCAGTTGCCAACATCCCAGCCAGTAAAATCCAGGACTGTGAGGAGGAACCAGCTGAGAAGACAGACCCCCTCAAGGCTACCAGCAGAGAACAAACAGGGGAGCAATCTCAGCAAACGCAAAGACAGTACACAAATAAAGAGAAACTCTTTATGATTTCTAGGTCGCACGCTGCATTAGGGCTGGAGGATGGGGAACTGGAGAGTACTGGCATCTAa